One stretch of Leadbetterella byssophila DSM 17132 DNA includes these proteins:
- the mgtE gene encoding magnesium transporter — protein MAAFELTKEYLLAIEEAIENRNTEYLTAELEEHFPADIAAILYEVNGEQAHYLLQLLDTEKGAEVLSNIEKEDLKKFIKEQFTVEEISTYVNLFDSDDAVDLLNQLPIEFREKIIASLEDREQARFIIDLMHYPEDVAGGLMQKELVKVKMGQTVSECVEEIRDQAENVDKVYAVYVVDDHQILKGIVSLKQLVLARRNTRVENIFEEDIVYVDTTKSGDEVAQIMQKYDLEAIPVVNALGRLLGVIMIDDVIDFITEKAEDDIQKMAGITDDVEEDDSVWKLAKSRIPWLVIGVFGSLMAASVIHQFENILARISALAMFIPIMGSTGGNVGIQTSSLIVQSLSEKTPLEMSLGQRLVKVVQVALINGIIVGIVAGVYVYIIGEPDLFWVVFLSLISVVILASFMGTITPLVLEKFGVNPAIASGPFITTANDLIGIGTYFLIASSLLNLQ, from the coding sequence ATGGCAGCTTTCGAGTTAACCAAGGAATATCTCTTAGCCATAGAGGAGGCTATTGAGAATCGTAATACTGAATATTTAACTGCAGAGCTGGAGGAGCATTTTCCTGCAGATATTGCTGCCATTTTATATGAGGTCAATGGGGAGCAAGCCCATTATTTATTACAACTTCTTGACACCGAAAAAGGGGCAGAAGTGCTTTCTAACATTGAGAAAGAAGACCTCAAAAAATTCATCAAAGAACAGTTTACGGTAGAAGAGATCTCCACCTACGTAAACTTATTTGATTCAGATGATGCGGTGGACCTTCTGAATCAATTGCCCATAGAGTTCAGAGAAAAGATCATAGCTTCCCTGGAAGACCGTGAGCAAGCCCGTTTTATCATTGATTTGATGCATTATCCGGAAGATGTAGCCGGAGGTTTGATGCAGAAAGAGTTAGTGAAGGTGAAGATGGGTCAGACGGTGAGCGAATGCGTAGAAGAGATTCGGGACCAGGCTGAAAACGTCGATAAGGTGTATGCCGTATATGTGGTGGATGATCATCAGATATTGAAAGGCATAGTTTCTCTAAAACAATTGGTATTAGCTAGAAGAAATACCCGAGTAGAAAATATCTTCGAAGAAGACATAGTTTACGTGGATACCACTAAAAGCGGGGATGAGGTGGCCCAAATCATGCAGAAGTATGACTTAGAAGCCATTCCTGTGGTGAATGCTTTAGGGCGGCTTTTAGGGGTCATTATGATTGATGACGTGATTGACTTTATCACGGAGAAAGCAGAGGATGATATCCAAAAAATGGCCGGTATCACTGATGACGTAGAAGAAGATGATTCCGTGTGGAAGTTGGCCAAATCCCGTATTCCCTGGCTTGTGATTGGTGTATTTGGGAGTTTGATGGCAGCCTCTGTCATTCATCAGTTTGAGAATATTCTCGCCCGGATTTCTGCATTGGCCATGTTTATTCCTATAATGGGATCTACAGGAGGGAATGTGGGGATTCAAACCAGTTCTTTGATAGTGCAATCCTTATCAGAAAAGACACCTTTGGAAATGAGTTTAGGTCAACGTTTGGTGAAGGTTGTCCAGGTAGCTTTGATTAATGGTATTATTGTAGGTATTGTTGCCGGAGTTTATGTATACATAATTGGAGAGCCTGATTTATTTTGGGTGGTGTTCCTTTCTCTGATCTCTGTGGTGATCTTAGCCTCATTTATGGGGACTATCACCCCTCTAGTATTAGAAAAATTTGGGGTTAATCCTGCTATAGCTTCAGGTCCCTTTATTACTACTGCCAATGACCTCATCGGTATTGGTACCTATTTTTTAATTGCTTCAAGTCTTTTAAATCTTCAATGA
- the rpmB gene encoding 50S ribosomal protein L28 translates to MSKVCQISGKRTRTGNHVSHANNKVKRKFYPNLKTKKFFLESEGVWVELKVATSVIRTINKNGLEKTILKAARKGTLSL, encoded by the coding sequence ATGTCTAAGGTATGTCAAATAAGCGGAAAGAGAACAAGAACTGGTAACCATGTTTCTCACGCTAACAATAAAGTTAAGCGTAAATTTTATCCAAACCTGAAAACGAAGAAATTCTTCCTAGAGTCTGAAGGTGTATGGGTAGAACTAAAAGTGGCTACAAGTGTAATTCGTACCATTAATAAAAATGGTTTAGAAAAAACTATCTTGAAAGCAGCTCGTAAAGGAACACTTTCTTTGTAA
- the dtd gene encoding D-aminoacyl-tRNA deacylase — MIAVVQRVSSSSVKVEGEIVGQIGVGFNVLLGVSENDTEEDLQWLAKKMVGLRVFSDEEGKMNKDLKDVDGNILLISQFTLLGSTKKGNRPSFIEAARPEKAIPMYEKMKEVLSEMLGKKVECGIFGADMKVEIQNDGPVTLVIDTANKR; from the coding sequence ATGATTGCCGTAGTTCAAAGAGTTAGTTCATCTTCCGTAAAAGTGGAGGGGGAGATCGTAGGTCAAATAGGAGTTGGGTTCAATGTTCTCTTGGGAGTGTCAGAAAATGACACGGAAGAGGATTTACAGTGGCTGGCGAAGAAGATGGTAGGTCTAAGGGTTTTTTCAGACGAAGAAGGCAAAATGAACAAAGACCTGAAGGATGTAGACGGAAATATTCTTTTGATCTCTCAATTTACTCTTTTAGGAAGTACCAAAAAGGGAAATAGGCCTTCGTTTATAGAAGCTGCCCGACCAGAAAAAGCAATTCCAATGTACGAAAAGATGAAGGAAGTACTTTCAGAAATGCTTGGGAAGAAAGTGGAATGCGGCATTTTCGGTGCAGACATGAAAGTGGAAATCCAAAATGACGGACCGGTGACTTTAGTGATTGATACCGCAAATAAAAGATAA